The following coding sequences lie in one Streptomyces albofaciens JCM 4342 genomic window:
- a CDS encoding DUF485 domain-containing protein — translation MSTAPPPTDPGPPGPPDFTEVQAGPEFGELRRSYRSFAFPLTVAFILWYLLYVLLSSYAGGFMGTKVFGNVNVAFVLGIAQFVTTFLIAWWYSRHAAAKLDPKAESIKARLEGDA, via the coding sequence GTGAGCACCGCACCGCCGCCCACCGACCCGGGGCCGCCCGGGCCGCCGGACTTCACCGAGGTCCAGGCAGGCCCGGAATTCGGCGAACTGCGCCGCTCGTACCGCTCGTTCGCCTTTCCGCTCACCGTCGCCTTCATCCTCTGGTACCTGCTGTACGTGCTGCTCTCCAGCTACGCGGGCGGCTTCATGGGCACCAAGGTCTTCGGCAACGTCAACGTCGCCTTCGTGCTCGGCATCGCGCAGTTCGTGACCACCTTCCTCATCGCCTGGTGGTACTCCCGGCACGCCGCGGCCAAGCTCGACCCGAAGGCCGAGTCGATCAAGGCCCGCCTGGAGGGTGACGCATGA